A window from Planococcus maritimus encodes these proteins:
- a CDS encoding putative quinol monooxygenase produces the protein METISVTAILKPKEQLADRLLAELQKVQEASKQEAGCLAYVLHQSIEDDTFVLHEKWQDMDALESHIASDHYQEYRNNIADLVSAREVFKLTVL, from the coding sequence ATGGAGACGATTTCCGTTACAGCGATTCTCAAGCCGAAAGAACAATTGGCCGATCGCTTATTAGCTGAGTTGCAAAAAGTTCAGGAAGCGTCGAAGCAAGAAGCCGGATGCTTGGCGTATGTTCTTCATCAATCCATCGAAGATGACACTTTCGTTCTTCATGAAAAATGGCAGGACATGGACGCGCTCGAGAGCCATATTGCTTCCGACCATTACCAGGAATACCGCAACAATATCGCTGACTTGGTCTCCGCACGGGAAGTTTTTAAACTGACTGTGCTGTAA
- the glpK gene encoding glycerol kinase GlpK, translated as MSKDYIMSIDQGTTSSRAVLFNHKGEIVGTGQQEFEQFFPKPGWVEHDANEIWTSVLACMAGALRKADVEASQVAGIGITNQRETAVVWDRNTGKPIYKAIVWQSRQTADICAELKEQGHEELFRKKTGLLVDAYFSGTKVKWILDNVEGAREKAENGDLMFGTIDTWLVYKLSGGAAHITDYSNASRTLMYNIYDLEWDQELLDILTVPKSMLPEVRQSSEVYANTVNYHFFGHEVPIAGIAGDQQAALFGQACFEKGMAKNTYGTGCFMLMNTGEEGVVSDHGLLTTLAWGIDGKVEYALEGSIFVAGSAIQWLRDGLKLLDTSPESEQYATSVESTDGVYMVPAFVGLGTPYWDTDARGAIFGLTRGTTKAHLIRATLESLAYQTKDVVDVMIEDAGIELKTLRVDGGVVANDFLMQFQSDILDVPVERPVVQETTALGAAYLAGLAVGFWESKEEIAKQWQIDRTFTKDMPAEQSENLYAGWQKAVEATRVFK; from the coding sequence ATGAGTAAAGATTATATTATGTCGATTGACCAAGGAACAACGAGTTCACGTGCAGTATTGTTCAACCACAAAGGCGAAATCGTAGGCACGGGCCAGCAGGAGTTCGAGCAATTTTTCCCGAAACCGGGCTGGGTCGAGCACGATGCGAATGAAATCTGGACGTCCGTTTTGGCATGTATGGCAGGGGCGTTGAGAAAAGCAGATGTGGAAGCAAGCCAAGTGGCTGGCATCGGCATCACCAACCAACGCGAAACGGCTGTTGTGTGGGACCGCAATACCGGCAAACCAATCTACAAAGCGATTGTTTGGCAATCCAGACAAACAGCAGACATTTGCGCTGAGTTGAAAGAACAAGGGCATGAAGAATTGTTCCGCAAGAAAACCGGCCTGCTCGTTGATGCGTACTTCTCCGGTACGAAAGTGAAATGGATTTTGGACAATGTAGAAGGCGCACGCGAAAAAGCGGAAAACGGCGATTTGATGTTCGGCACGATCGATACATGGCTCGTCTATAAACTATCTGGCGGCGCTGCGCATATCACCGATTACAGCAACGCTTCCCGTACCTTGATGTACAATATTTACGATTTGGAATGGGATCAGGAATTGCTGGATATCCTGACGGTGCCAAAAAGCATGCTGCCAGAAGTGCGTCAATCGTCTGAAGTCTATGCCAATACCGTCAATTATCATTTCTTCGGCCACGAAGTGCCGATCGCCGGTATCGCCGGTGACCAACAAGCCGCGCTATTTGGACAAGCCTGCTTTGAAAAAGGCATGGCGAAAAATACTTACGGGACTGGCTGTTTCATGCTGATGAACACAGGGGAAGAAGGCGTCGTTTCCGATCACGGCTTATTGACGACTTTGGCATGGGGCATTGACGGCAAAGTAGAATACGCGCTAGAAGGCAGTATCTTTGTCGCAGGCTCTGCGATTCAATGGCTGCGCGACGGCTTGAAATTGCTGGACACATCACCTGAAAGCGAGCAGTACGCTACGTCTGTCGAATCAACAGACGGCGTCTACATGGTGCCAGCGTTTGTCGGCCTCGGCACACCTTATTGGGACACGGATGCACGCGGCGCCATTTTCGGCCTAACACGCGGTACGACAAAAGCGCATCTCATCCGCGCGACACTTGAATCGCTCGCCTACCAAACAAAAGATGTCGTCGACGTCATGATCGAAGACGCAGGAATTGAACTAAAAACCTTGCGCGTCGATGGCGGAGTTGTAGCGAACGATTTCCTGATGCAATTCCAAAGCGATATTCTCGACGTGCCAGTCGAGCGCCCGGTTGTCCAAGAAACGACAGCCCTCGGAGCCGCGTACTTAGCTGGTCTCGCTGTTGGCTTCTGGGAAAGCAAAGAAGAAATCGCGAAGCAATGGCAAATCGACCGTACGTTCACGAAAGATATGCCGGCTGAACAAAGTGAAAATCTATACGCCGGCTGGCAGAAAGCAGTAGAAGCTACACGGGTGTTTAAATAA
- a CDS encoding tryptophan-rich sensory protein — translation MDQSTLKKTRLFAILNIIAYFATLGFNYLGSSGFFNGNTQKDISDKYMTLISPAPFTFSIWGVIYTLLLITLGYLLIKHKNERVSRLVLLISPLFIASSLFNMGWIVVFSYEWIGLSTLLIAGLLFSLLFIVERIYKHRFEVPSTLAGLAFTLYAAWVFIATIVNISLSLVQLGWDGFGISDSIWTLVILGVAIGFVLFYLARFKNAAFPIPIAWAFFGIYSAYASGMLDPEMAGVIQGVLLAGIAIFLIAVVWRFLKNGKALFPKQSV, via the coding sequence ATGGATCAAAGCACATTAAAGAAAACGCGGCTGTTTGCCATTTTAAATATCATTGCTTATTTTGCGACGCTCGGTTTCAATTATCTCGGCTCATCTGGATTCTTTAACGGCAATACGCAAAAGGATATTTCAGATAAATACATGACGCTTATTTCGCCAGCGCCGTTTACGTTTTCGATATGGGGCGTCATTTATACGCTGCTGCTGATTACGCTAGGGTATTTACTGATTAAACACAAAAACGAGAGGGTCAGCCGGCTGGTGCTGTTGATTTCGCCTTTATTCATCGCGAGTTCGTTGTTCAATATGGGGTGGATCGTTGTGTTCTCCTATGAATGGATTGGCTTGTCGACTTTATTGATTGCTGGATTGCTGTTTTCCTTGCTCTTCATTGTCGAGAGAATATACAAGCATCGCTTTGAAGTTCCGTCGACACTCGCCGGGCTTGCCTTTACCTTGTACGCTGCCTGGGTATTCATTGCGACGATCGTCAACATTTCGCTGTCTCTCGTGCAGTTGGGCTGGGACGGCTTTGGCATTTCCGATTCGATTTGGACACTTGTCATTTTAGGAGTAGCGATTGGCTTTGTGCTGTTTTACTTGGCGCGCTTCAAAAATGCGGCGTTCCCGATTCCAATCGCTTGGGCGTTCTTTGGTATTTATAGCGCCTACGCGAGCGGGATGCTCGATCCAGAGATGGCCGGGGTTATTCAAGGCGTTTTACTAGCAGGCATCGCTATTTTCCTCATAGCCGTCGTCTGGAGATTCTTAAAAAATGGCAAAGCTCTTTTCCCGAAACAATCTGTATGA
- a CDS encoding type 1 glutamine amidotransferase domain-containing protein: MAKVLAVLSSGHKDTENNYETGWWAEELFAPMEILQNAGHQVDLASPKGGKPTLDQVSLMEEYDPEGKYKKMYESGLADNTTALSDVDASAYDVVFVVGGHGAMYDLAESETLHKIINDVYDNGNIVSAVCHGPAPLVFTKRPDGQSIIAGLDVTGYPEAVEPEGLPEILPFSLEGKMSEVANYTADEKVVWGNEQLLTGRDPFSAEALGDELVKALANRSQQEN, encoded by the coding sequence ATGGCAAAAGTACTAGCAGTATTATCAAGTGGACATAAAGATACAGAAAATAATTACGAAACCGGCTGGTGGGCAGAGGAATTGTTCGCGCCGATGGAGATCTTGCAAAATGCAGGACATCAAGTAGATTTAGCTTCACCAAAAGGCGGCAAGCCGACGCTTGACCAAGTCAGCCTCATGGAAGAGTATGACCCAGAAGGCAAATACAAAAAAATGTATGAATCCGGCTTAGCGGACAACACGACGGCTCTTTCAGACGTCGATGCTTCTGCATACGATGTCGTGTTCGTCGTGGGCGGCCACGGAGCAATGTACGACCTCGCGGAAAGCGAAACTTTGCATAAAATCATCAACGATGTCTATGACAACGGCAATATCGTTTCAGCGGTATGCCACGGACCGGCGCCGTTGGTTTTCACAAAACGCCCAGATGGCCAAAGCATTATTGCAGGACTTGACGTCACTGGTTATCCGGAAGCTGTCGAACCAGAAGGCCTTCCAGAAATCTTGCCATTCAGCCTCGAAGGCAAAATGAGCGAAGTGGCGAATTATACGGCAGACGAGAAAGTGGTATGGGGCAACGAGCAATTGTTGACTGGCCGCGATCCGTTTTCTGCTGAAGCTTTGGGCGACGAATTGGTAAAAGCATTAGCTAACAGAAGCCAACAGGAGAACTAA
- a CDS encoding 3-hydroxybutyrate dehydrogenase — MVEQKVVVITGSARGIGFEIGKHFAESGAKVVLSDINNEVLQESAQSLRNEGFEAIGVKADVTSEEDLQNLVAETKNTYGRVDIVINNAGLQHVSPIEEFPTAKYELMIKIMLTAPFMLTKAVFPIMKEQGFGRIINISSINGLIGFSGKAAYNSAKHGVIGLTKVAALEGAEHGITVNAVAPGYVDTPLVRGQMADLAKTRNVPLEKVLEEVLLPLVPQKRLLDVAEIADCALYLASDKAKSITGQTIVIDGGYTAQ, encoded by the coding sequence ATGGTAGAGCAAAAAGTAGTAGTAATCACAGGATCCGCGCGCGGCATCGGTTTTGAAATTGGCAAGCATTTCGCAGAAAGCGGAGCAAAAGTCGTTTTGTCGGATATCAACAATGAAGTGCTGCAGGAATCTGCACAATCTTTGAGAAACGAAGGCTTTGAAGCCATTGGCGTAAAAGCCGATGTCACAAGCGAAGAAGACCTTCAAAACTTGGTAGCGGAAACGAAAAACACTTACGGCCGCGTCGACATCGTTATCAACAACGCTGGTTTGCAACACGTTTCGCCAATCGAGGAATTTCCGACAGCGAAATACGAATTGATGATCAAGATCATGCTAACAGCCCCATTCATGTTGACGAAAGCAGTCTTCCCGATCATGAAAGAACAAGGCTTTGGCCGCATCATCAACATCTCGTCGATCAACGGATTGATCGGCTTCTCCGGTAAAGCGGCTTACAACAGCGCGAAGCACGGCGTCATCGGTTTGACGAAAGTAGCAGCGCTAGAAGGTGCTGAGCACGGCATCACAGTGAACGCTGTCGCACCAGGCTATGTCGACACGCCGCTCGTCCGCGGACAAATGGCCGACTTGGCTAAGACGCGCAATGTGCCACTCGAAAAAGTACTAGAAGAAGTACTCTTGCCGCTCGTCCCGCAAAAACGCTTGCTTGACGTCGCTGAAATCGCTGATTGCGCCTTGTACTTGGCAAGTGACAAAGCGAAAAGCATCACGGGCCAAACAATCGTCATCGATGGCGGTTACACGGCTCAATAA
- a CDS encoding GntP family permease: MLSILIGLILLIALAYLGWSIIWVAPLAAGVVALLSGLDVYSTYTETYMSGLVSFVQKWFPIFLLGAVFGKLMEETGAARAVAKKVTQLIGGKRAILGVLIAAALLTYGGVSLFVVVFAVYPIALELFREANVTRRLLVPTFALGAFTFTMTSMPGTPQIQNLIPMDTYNTTPMAGPVIGIVTTLIMAVGGYAWLAYREKKLSAKGEGFEIRKQAGSSKEEEVATPNWMLSLVPLIVVVVFLNIVNLQPIYALMLGIVTIMLINVKHYKKFVFSINEGAKGSVMAILNTSAAVGFGAVIAIVPAFDNITSWLLNVSDNPLVAQSLAIQVMAMITGSASGGMGIALSTLGDTFYNLSQTTGINPEVFHRMASVASGASILPNNGALLTLLAVTGLTHRETYKDVFVVALVIPTIAVIVGIILGGIGLV; this comes from the coding sequence ATGTTAAGTATTTTGATTGGATTAATCTTATTGATTGCGCTTGCCTATTTGGGCTGGTCGATCATTTGGGTGGCCCCATTAGCGGCCGGCGTTGTAGCCTTGCTCAGCGGGCTCGATGTTTATAGCACTTATACAGAAACTTATATGAGCGGTTTGGTAAGTTTCGTTCAGAAATGGTTCCCGATATTCCTCTTAGGGGCCGTATTCGGGAAATTGATGGAAGAGACCGGAGCTGCGCGAGCGGTTGCGAAGAAAGTCACACAGCTGATCGGCGGAAAGCGCGCTATTCTAGGCGTCTTGATCGCAGCGGCATTATTGACTTACGGGGGCGTCAGCTTGTTTGTGGTCGTCTTTGCGGTCTACCCGATTGCGCTTGAATTGTTCCGTGAGGCCAATGTAACGCGCAGATTGCTGGTGCCAACTTTCGCACTCGGAGCATTCACGTTTACGATGACGTCAATGCCAGGTACTCCACAGATTCAAAACTTGATTCCGATGGATACCTATAACACCACACCAATGGCAGGACCGGTCATCGGTATCGTCACGACATTGATCATGGCGGTTGGCGGCTACGCTTGGTTGGCGTATCGCGAGAAGAAATTGTCAGCTAAAGGCGAGGGCTTTGAAATTCGCAAACAAGCTGGTTCATCGAAAGAGGAAGAGGTGGCGACGCCGAACTGGATGTTGTCGCTCGTTCCGCTTATCGTGGTCGTCGTATTCTTGAATATCGTCAACCTTCAGCCGATTTACGCGTTGATGTTAGGGATCGTCACGATCATGTTGATTAACGTGAAGCATTATAAGAAATTCGTCTTCTCGATTAATGAAGGTGCTAAAGGATCTGTCATGGCCATCCTAAATACCAGTGCGGCTGTCGGATTCGGTGCCGTCATTGCGATCGTTCCGGCATTCGACAACATCACTTCTTGGTTGCTCAATGTGTCGGATAACCCGTTGGTCGCCCAGTCATTGGCGATTCAAGTCATGGCGATGATCACGGGATCCGCTTCAGGTGGTATGGGCATTGCGCTCAGCACTTTGGGGGATACGTTCTACAACCTGTCTCAAACGACGGGCATCAACCCGGAAGTTTTCCACCGGATGGCTTCTGTGGCATCGGGCGCTTCGATCCTGCCGAATAACGGCGCATTGCTGACTTTGTTAGCCGTAACAGGATTGACGCATCGCGAAACTTATAAAGATGTGTTCGTGGTGGCATTGGTCATCCCGACTATCGCCGTCATCGTCGGCATCATCTTGGGCGGTATCGGTTTAGTTTAA
- a CDS encoding MIP/aquaporin family protein produces MSEFLAEVIGTMILIIFGGGVVAGVVLKDSKAEGSGWIVITIAWGLAVTMAVYAVGSFSGAHINPAVTLGLASVGEFPWAKVPLYILAQMIGAIIGAGIVFLNYLPHWKITKDQGAKLAVFSTGPAVRSPFSNLVSEIIGTAVLVMGLLFIGANDFTDGLNPLIVGALIIAIGMSLGGTTGYAINPARDLGPRIAHALLPIPGKGSSDWSYAWVPVVGPIFGGIYGAVFYKALFTSDYSLLFWGLSIVMAGILIGAANAELKKGHTVANDIEETLVDDK; encoded by the coding sequence ATGTCAGAGTTTTTAGCAGAAGTGATCGGGACCATGATTTTGATTATTTTCGGGGGCGGCGTAGTGGCCGGAGTGGTCTTGAAAGATTCTAAGGCAGAAGGCAGTGGTTGGATCGTCATCACGATTGCCTGGGGACTTGCCGTTACGATGGCTGTTTACGCAGTGGGCAGTTTTTCAGGAGCCCATATCAACCCGGCAGTAACATTAGGCTTGGCGTCTGTTGGTGAATTCCCATGGGCAAAAGTTCCACTGTATATCCTTGCACAAATGATTGGCGCGATTATCGGCGCAGGAATTGTTTTTTTGAACTACTTACCTCATTGGAAAATCACAAAAGATCAAGGCGCAAAATTAGCAGTGTTTTCTACAGGGCCAGCTGTCAGAAGCCCGTTTTCGAACTTAGTCAGTGAAATTATCGGTACGGCCGTTTTGGTCATGGGCTTATTGTTCATTGGCGCCAATGATTTTACAGATGGCTTGAATCCATTGATCGTCGGGGCATTGATCATTGCGATTGGTATGTCGCTCGGCGGAACGACTGGTTATGCGATCAATCCGGCGCGTGATCTTGGGCCGCGTATTGCGCACGCTTTGCTGCCGATTCCTGGAAAAGGCAGTTCGGACTGGAGTTATGCTTGGGTACCGGTTGTCGGGCCGATTTTTGGCGGTATTTATGGCGCAGTTTTCTACAAGGCACTTTTCACCAGTGACTATAGCTTGCTGTTCTGGGGCTTGAGCATCGTGATGGCCGGCATTTTGATTGGAGCTGCGAATGCTGAATTGAAAAAAGGCCATACTGTAGCGAATGACATTGAAGAAACGTTAGTGGACGACAAATAA
- a CDS encoding ATP-binding cassette domain-containing protein, whose protein sequence is MPEKRDEIILKGLRENNLKNIDLNIPKEKINVFTGLSGSGKSSVVFDTLATESRRQMTLNYPLYIRHQMPRYERPHADLMQHLSPVVVVEQKPVRGNSRSTVGTYMDIDPLIRLLFSRVGSPSIGSATEFSVESSFGNCPECNGFGEVVKPDIQKMIDETKSLRNLAVQFKPLAPPGWQGRWMVDSGLFDPDLPIQDYSEDQYNLLLYGPPEGERVFGTYYYKEGTTQIEWDGIIPRFIRLYINRDLTKLKRTSQEDVLAMSTHGVCPTCEGSGLNPRVLECKINGLNIAHYDRLELTELLGELEKIDDPIGKSIAQQAHPNVKQLVDLGLGYLSLSRKMGTLSGGEAQRVKIARHLGSSLNNITYIFDEPSAGLHPEEIDMLTHMLESIRDNYNTVVVIEHNLAVIKTADEIIEMGPGAGRGGGEVVYQGGQEGLQKASAITDLDHKVTVNEQPRKAAEAFSIKHASDNNLKDVSVEIPKNALVSVCGVSGSGKSSLMFSAFTENYPDTIAVGQGSIGTSSRSTLATYMGIMSDIRSIMAKQTGQPAGLFSFNSLGACPVCEGKGVTTPNVAFADPVTVTCEACSGTRYSDEALSHHYKGKNIVEILELTIDETNEYLEMPKIVKKVDTLKDVGLGYLTLGQTTGSLSGGEVQRLKLASHLKKEGQIYLLDEPSLGLHTRDNDHLLDVFQGLVDKGNSVIIIEHNLNLIAASDWVIEMGPSGGKKGGEVLFEGTPKDMLEADTLTAKWLRAGVEG, encoded by the coding sequence ATGCCAGAAAAACGAGATGAAATCATATTAAAAGGACTGCGGGAAAATAACTTAAAGAATATCGATTTGAATATCCCGAAAGAAAAAATCAACGTCTTTACCGGCCTGTCGGGTTCTGGGAAGAGTTCGGTAGTTTTTGATACCTTGGCGACAGAAAGCAGACGGCAGATGACTTTGAATTATCCGCTGTATATCCGGCACCAGATGCCGAGGTACGAACGGCCGCATGCGGACTTGATGCAGCATTTGAGCCCGGTGGTTGTCGTGGAACAAAAGCCGGTGCGCGGCAATTCGCGTTCGACGGTGGGCACGTATATGGATATCGATCCGTTGATCCGGTTGTTGTTCTCGCGCGTCGGCAGCCCGTCGATTGGTTCGGCGACGGAGTTTTCGGTGGAGAGTTCGTTCGGCAATTGCCCAGAATGCAATGGCTTCGGGGAAGTAGTGAAGCCGGATATTCAAAAAATGATCGATGAAACGAAATCGCTGCGGAATTTGGCGGTGCAATTCAAGCCTTTAGCGCCACCTGGTTGGCAAGGCAGATGGATGGTGGACAGCGGTTTATTTGACCCGGACCTGCCCATCCAGGACTACTCGGAAGATCAATACAATCTGTTGCTGTACGGGCCACCGGAAGGCGAGCGAGTATTTGGCACGTATTATTACAAAGAAGGCACAACACAAATCGAATGGGATGGCATCATCCCGCGGTTTATCCGCCTGTACATCAATCGCGATCTGACGAAACTGAAGAGAACGTCCCAGGAAGATGTCTTGGCGATGTCGACGCATGGCGTGTGCCCGACGTGCGAAGGTTCTGGACTGAATCCGAGGGTGCTAGAATGTAAAATCAACGGCTTGAACATCGCCCATTATGACCGCTTGGAATTAACGGAGCTGCTCGGGGAACTGGAGAAAATTGATGACCCGATCGGCAAATCGATTGCCCAACAAGCCCATCCGAACGTCAAGCAGTTGGTGGATTTGGGGCTTGGTTATTTGAGCTTGTCGCGCAAGATGGGCACTTTGTCAGGCGGCGAAGCCCAGCGTGTGAAAATTGCACGCCATTTGGGAAGCAGCTTGAACAATATCACGTATATTTTCGACGAGCCAAGTGCCGGACTGCATCCTGAGGAGATCGACATGCTGACGCATATGCTGGAAAGTATACGCGACAATTACAACACAGTCGTCGTCATCGAACACAATCTGGCAGTTATAAAAACGGCAGATGAAATTATCGAAATGGGGCCAGGCGCAGGCCGAGGCGGCGGTGAAGTGGTGTATCAAGGCGGGCAGGAAGGCTTGCAAAAAGCTTCCGCCATCACCGATTTGGATCATAAAGTGACGGTGAATGAACAGCCGCGAAAAGCGGCAGAAGCATTTTCGATCAAACACGCTTCTGATAATAATTTAAAAGATGTCAGTGTGGAAATTCCGAAGAACGCCTTGGTGTCCGTATGCGGCGTTTCCGGGTCTGGAAAAAGTTCGTTGATGTTCAGCGCCTTTACGGAAAACTATCCCGATACGATCGCCGTCGGCCAAGGCAGCATCGGCACGTCCAGCCGTTCGACGCTTGCGACCTATATGGGCATCATGAGTGACATCCGTTCCATCATGGCCAAACAAACCGGGCAGCCGGCGGGATTGTTCAGCTTTAATTCATTGGGCGCTTGCCCAGTGTGTGAAGGGAAAGGCGTCACGACACCTAACGTCGCGTTTGCGGATCCTGTGACGGTCACGTGCGAAGCCTGCAGCGGCACGCGGTATTCCGATGAAGCTTTGTCTCATCATTACAAAGGAAAAAACATCGTGGAGATTTTGGAGCTGACGATCGACGAAACGAACGAGTATTTGGAAATGCCGAAAATCGTCAAAAAAGTAGATACCTTAAAAGATGTTGGCCTGGGCTACCTGACGCTCGGACAAACGACAGGCTCTTTGAGCGGTGGAGAAGTGCAGCGTTTGAAACTGGCAAGCCACTTGAAAAAAGAAGGGCAAATCTATTTGCTCGATGAACCTTCTCTCGGCTTGCATACGCGAGACAATGACCATCTGTTAGACGTCTTCCAAGGACTTGTCGACAAAGGCAATTCGGTTATCATCATCGAGCACAACCTGAACTTGATCGCGGCAAGCGACTGGGTCATCGAAATGGGCCCAAGTGGCGGCAAAAAAGGCGGCGAAGTGCTGTTTGAAGGCACACCAAAAGACATGCTCGAAGCGGATACGCTGACGGCGAAATGGCTGAGAGCGGGCGTGGAAGGATAG